The following proteins are co-located in the Hydractinia symbiolongicarpus strain clone_291-10 chromosome 7, HSymV2.1, whole genome shotgun sequence genome:
- the LOC130649265 gene encoding caspase recruitment domain-containing protein 11-like translates to MEDSGDDYRELLEKHRVEIVKSLDLDRQYMLSHLRSKFVLDDEDSQMILNAGSSRQQKTSKFIDILATKGPRAFSYFIQGLEIDHPHLYEVVTGQRPLGKYPNTTPSQVIPWSVLTDKQLLDYDREYLVKELAKMSEANTTMAYMQKKLMTEKHLVEKKYEELMNERVNQDAVIKDMQAELDRKLESSVRKTDDWKELQKYVNHCQDLTRDSVEKSNIIINLQSRLLAVTEDIENNTKRNEELRRKNESLMQQVRDLTINYDWQRTQSKRLYAQVDQNNDALRKANSTQNETYQLKFQLAHVTEERDEALHRMNEFKNVMQALNVKLDMLQQEKSSKELTRGQVSEQHLQMKENINKLEEELKEEKNRVESFRRRNEKLRREIETHKEQRDFYLTEREHAIRNRDQVMKERDEALRFNKELQKSRDEAVRKQIEMASQFEKRSADAALELENLREENKKMELSKMMYQNDLNKLKTESKESNLIKPSDESSTFNSDDETQEDETTETAYPWRDRTKTEVLQSAYRKLDKKNKPNPHQLKPLKYREMFMVYDTLSGLKSPVSEVMESQLLFTGANASAKVEKSELGVTKKADKKSNTRHHYHTIQNLYPVNTGYDMTQHLQYTAAEVPSNGGFLSKSFDDSQHRKVSRQPAMSPELSKRRSASMLPLPKSGNFSANELFDGMPKSPKPEPRVRANAIADSRNTHRKSYPNDEGKKMTRRASEPCLYSGN, encoded by the exons ATGGAGGACAGTGGCGATGATTATCGAGAGTTACTCGAGAAACACCGAGTTGAAATTGTCAAAAGTTTGGACCTCGACCGCCAGTATATGCTAAGCCATTTGAGAAGTAAATTCGTTTTAGACGACGAAGACAGCCAAATGATTTTAAATGCTGGGTCAAGCAGACAGCAAAAGACATCGAAATTCATAGATATATTGGCTACAAAAGGACCACGCGCGTTTAGTTATTTTATACAAGGCCTTGAGATCGATCATCCACACTTGTATGAAGTGGTTACGGGCCAAAGACCTCTCGGTAAAT ATCCGAACACCACTCCATCACAAGTAATACCTTGGTCAG TTTTAACCGATAAACAGTTGCTGGACTATGATCGGGAATATCTTGTAAAAGAACTCGCAAAGATGTCCGAAGCAAACACGACCATGGCATATATGCAGAAAAAGCTAATGACCGAAAAACACCTTGTCGAAAAGAAATACGAAGAACTTATGAACGAACGTGTCAATCAGGACGCTGTCATTAAAGACATGCAGGCCGAGCTTGATCGAAAACTCGAATCCTCAGTGAGAAAAACAGACGATTGGAAGGAATTGCAAAAATATGTTAACCATTGCCAAGATCTGACTCGAGATAGTGTCGAAAAAAGCAACATAATTATAAATTTACAATCCCGGCTTTTGGCTGTTACCGAAGATATCGAGAACAACACCAAGCGAAACGAAGAACTACGAAGGAAAAACGAAAGCCTTATGCAACAAGTACGGGATTTAACGATTAATTACGACTGGCAACGAACACAATCTAAGCGTTTATACGCGCAAGTCGATCAAAATAACGATGCTTTAAGAAAAGCCAACAGCACGCAGAATGAAACGTATCAATTGAAGTTCCAACTGGCACATGTTACTGAGGAGCGCGACGAAGCTCTCCATCGCATGAACGAATTTAAGAATGTTATGCAAGCTTTGAACGTCAAACTTGACATGTTGCAACAGGAGAAGAGTAGTAAAGAACTAACTCGTGGTCAG GTATCTGAACAACACTTGCAgatgaaagaaaatataaataagctTGAAGAAGAGCTAAAAGAGGAAAAAAACAGAGTCGAGTCGTTTCGACGTCGAAACGAAAAGTTGCGGCGGGAGATCGAAACGCACAAGGAACAACGCGATTTCTACCTCACGGAGAGAGAGCACGCAATAAGGAATCGTGACCAAGTCATGAAAGAACGTGATGAGGCATTGCgctttaacaaagagttacagAAATCCCGAGATGAGGCTGTGAGAAAGCAGATTGAAATGGCTTCTCAGTTTGAAAAAAGATCTGCTGATGCGGCTTTAGAATTAG AAAACTTGCGGGAAGAGAATAAGAAAATGGAACTAAGTAAAATGATGTACCAGAACGACttgaacaaattaaaaacagaatCAAAAGAGAGCAATTTAATTAAACCTTCTGATGAATCCTCCACTTTCAACTCCGATGATGAGACTCAAGAAGATGAAACGACG gaaACCGCATACCCATGGAGGGATCGAACCAAAACAGAAGTGCTACAGAGTGCTTACAGAAAGCTggacaagaaaaacaaaccaaATCCACACCAACTGAAACCTTTGAAATACAGGGAGATGTTTATGGTGTACGATACACTTAGTGGCTTGAAGTCACCCGTCTCTGAAGTTATGGAGAGTCAATTGCTATTTACAGGCGCCAATGCTTCTGCAAAGGTGGAAAAGAGTGAGTTAGGCGTGACGAAAAAAGCTGACAAGAAGTCGAATACGAGACACCATTACCATACCATTCAAAACCTTTATCCGGTGAATACTGGGTACGATATGACGCAACATCTGCAGTACACAGCTGCTGAAGTACCATCCAACGGAGgttttttatcaaaatcatTTGATGATTCGCAACACCGCAAAGTATCGCGACAACCTGCAATGAGTCCAGAATTATCCAAACGGAGGAGTGCTTCCATGCTACCGTTACCGAAGTCAGGTAATTTCTCAGCAAATGAATTGTTTGATGGAATGCCAAAAAGTCCAAAACCGGAACCAAGAGTAAGGGCTAATGCAATCGCTGATTCACGTAACACACACCGGAAATCATATCCAAACGATGAGGGAAAAAAAATGACGCGAAGAGCTAGTGAGCCGTGCTTGTATAGTGGTAATTAG